The following coding sequences are from one Natrarchaeobaculum sulfurireducens window:
- the hemA gene encoding glutamyl-tRNA reductase, with protein sequence MRSSGVVTAARVTHDSGSVDDLAAASPDSQAAGVEKLLSVSGIEEAYVLSTCNRVECYVVAPDSSVGRVALEAFFHSTDDDALVVTDHDESLRHLLRVASGLESVVLGEDQIIGQVRTAYEDARSVGGIGDMLEAAVTKAIHVGERARTETEINEGVVSLGSAATRLARAEVEVEGATALVVGAGEMGRLAARSLADADVDELLVANRTVSHAEHLVTDLEVDADTVPLEALSMVTSRAEVIVAATGSEEPVLGPSHFAADGGSDQSTADDTEQVVVDLGQPRDVSPEADSLSSVVVYDLDDLETITEETREQRADAAREVEQMIDFEFELLCDQYKRARADEVIAAMYGSAERIKQRELQTALSRLEGDGFSDDQRDVVESMADALVNQLLAPPTKSLREAAAEDDWSTINTALQLFDPDLDEPFYPSADEGTQSNLQLQLPDDD encoded by the coding sequence GTGAGATCGTCGGGTGTCGTGACCGCTGCGCGCGTGACACACGACTCGGGGAGTGTCGACGATCTCGCGGCGGCGAGCCCGGACAGCCAAGCCGCCGGTGTCGAAAAACTGCTTTCGGTCTCCGGAATCGAAGAAGCGTACGTCCTCTCGACGTGCAACCGCGTCGAGTGTTACGTCGTTGCACCGGACAGCTCCGTCGGCCGAGTCGCACTCGAGGCCTTTTTCCACTCGACCGACGACGACGCCCTCGTCGTCACTGACCACGACGAGAGCCTGCGTCACCTCTTGCGGGTCGCTTCGGGTCTCGAGTCGGTCGTGCTGGGCGAAGACCAGATCATCGGCCAGGTCCGGACGGCCTACGAGGACGCCCGCAGCGTCGGCGGCATCGGCGACATGCTCGAGGCCGCCGTAACGAAGGCGATTCACGTCGGTGAGCGTGCCCGAACTGAGACGGAGATCAACGAGGGTGTCGTCTCGCTCGGCTCTGCGGCGACCCGACTCGCGAGAGCCGAAGTCGAGGTCGAGGGGGCAACCGCACTCGTCGTCGGCGCCGGCGAAATGGGTCGACTCGCAGCCCGCAGTCTCGCCGACGCTGACGTCGACGAATTGCTCGTCGCGAATCGCACCGTCTCCCACGCAGAACACCTCGTGACGGACCTCGAGGTCGACGCCGACACCGTCCCGCTCGAGGCACTCTCGATGGTCACGAGCCGTGCGGAAGTCATCGTCGCTGCGACTGGCAGCGAGGAACCGGTTCTTGGCCCGTCTCACTTCGCGGCCGACGGTGGGTCGGACCAGTCGACCGCGGACGACACAGAACAGGTCGTCGTCGATCTCGGTCAGCCACGTGACGTCTCACCGGAAGCCGACTCGCTGTCGTCGGTCGTCGTCTACGACTTAGACGACCTCGAGACGATCACCGAAGAGACTCGCGAACAGCGCGCCGACGCCGCCCGCGAAGTCGAGCAGATGATCGACTTCGAGTTCGAGCTACTCTGTGATCAGTACAAACGGGCTCGGGCCGACGAGGTGATCGCCGCGATGTACGGCTCTGCTGAGCGAATCAAACAGCGGGAACTGCAAACGGCACTCTCCCGGCTCGAGGGAGATGGATTTTCCGACGACCAACGCGACGTCGTCGAGTCGATGGCCGACGCGCTGGTCAACCAGCTGCTTGCGCCACCGACCAAGAGTCTCCGTGAGGCGGCTGCAGAAGACGATTGGAGCACGATCAACACCGCGTTACAGCTGTTCGATCCGGATCTTGACGAGCCGTTTTACCCGTCGGCCGACGAGGGGACACAGTCCAATCTGCAGCTGCAACTACCCGACGACGATTGA
- a CDS encoding precorrin-2 dehydrogenase/sirohydrochlorin ferrochelatase family protein: protein MIPLVHDFTDETVLVFGGGPVGARKARRFDREAEVLVVSPDFVDRSFGSASLVRAAPGPDAVADWLERTEPALVVAATDDESTNETVADAARARGVLVNRADQAGGRDAGSVVVPATVREGPVVVSVSTGGQAPALSKHLRQELETTLAGADEMAAVCADLRATLKSRDVPPSRRRKLVDDVASSSEIWTALRSGATNRRQVIEDVLGDDPSTGGGAA, encoded by the coding sequence ATGATTCCACTGGTGCACGATTTTACCGATGAAACGGTACTCGTCTTCGGCGGCGGTCCCGTCGGCGCTCGGAAAGCCCGACGGTTCGACCGGGAGGCCGAGGTGCTCGTCGTTAGTCCTGACTTTGTCGACCGATCGTTCGGTTCCGCGTCGCTCGTCCGGGCAGCACCCGGTCCCGACGCCGTGGCTGACTGGCTCGAGCGCACCGAGCCCGCACTGGTCGTCGCTGCGACGGACGACGAATCGACCAACGAGACTGTCGCTGACGCCGCTCGAGCGCGTGGCGTCCTCGTCAACCGCGCGGATCAAGCCGGCGGGCGGGACGCGGGGAGCGTCGTCGTTCCGGCGACAGTCCGGGAAGGCCCCGTCGTCGTGTCCGTCTCGACTGGCGGGCAGGCACCGGCGCTGAGCAAACATCTCCGGCAGGAACTCGAGACGACGCTCGCTGGAGCCGACGAGATGGCTGCCGTCTGTGCCGACCTCCGGGCGACGCTCAAGTCCCGTGACGTCCCGCCGTCGCGTCGGCGAAAACTCGTCGACGACGTCGCCAGTTCATCGGAGATTTGGACAGCTTTACGTAGCGGTGCTACTAACAGGCGACAAGTGATCGAGGACGTGCTGGGGGACGATCCGTCTACCGGGGGTGGTGCGGCGTGA
- the dnaG gene encoding DNA primase DnaG translates to MEDTSKYLIHADVTADGVVERSDVVGAIFGQTEGLLGDELDLRDLRQSQKVGRIDVEITSTKGQSHGHVTIATSLDKVETATLAASLETISRVGPCRADLDVTEIEDVRAAKRKEVVERAKELLRTGFDDSVMSSEEILAEVREHVRVEDITEYEGLPAGPRVTDSDAIIVVEGRSDVLTLLKYGIKNGIAVEGTNVPDAVAELTRHRTVTAFLDGDRGGDLILEELSQVGDVDYVAFAPAGESVEELDHHQVFAALRNKVPYDTVSGLNEPREAVAATDGSATPAPVRTGATPLETSEREEEEEEEEEEGEGATDPGRERPSVATADPESSPTVESAASASPDVTDDETTATRAESEPAESTSVYDHASAVIREGTDRVRFLDADAEIIDETDASDAFEALESTAEPPITVVLDGIVSQRLLDLAADVGVERIVARTLGQFTKRPTEPRVYAITEIAETAPVDR, encoded by the coding sequence ATGGAAGACACTTCGAAATACCTCATTCACGCGGACGTTACGGCTGACGGGGTCGTCGAGCGGAGCGACGTCGTCGGCGCAATCTTCGGCCAGACCGAAGGACTACTCGGCGACGAACTCGACCTCCGCGATCTCCGCCAGTCACAGAAAGTCGGGCGTATCGACGTCGAAATAACCAGCACCAAGGGCCAATCACACGGCCACGTCACCATCGCTACCAGCCTCGATAAGGTCGAGACGGCGACACTCGCGGCGTCGCTCGAGACGATCTCCCGCGTCGGCCCCTGTCGTGCCGACCTCGACGTCACCGAGATCGAAGACGTCCGGGCGGCAAAACGCAAGGAAGTCGTCGAACGGGCGAAAGAACTCCTCCGGACGGGCTTCGACGACAGCGTCATGTCCTCCGAGGAGATCTTAGCGGAGGTCCGCGAACACGTCCGCGTCGAAGACATCACCGAATACGAGGGCCTGCCCGCCGGTCCGCGGGTGACCGACAGCGACGCGATCATCGTGGTCGAGGGTCGGTCTGACGTCCTCACGCTGCTCAAATACGGCATCAAAAACGGCATCGCCGTCGAAGGGACGAACGTCCCCGACGCGGTTGCCGAACTGACCCGTCACCGCACGGTCACGGCGTTTCTCGACGGCGACCGCGGTGGGGACCTCATCCTCGAGGAACTCTCACAGGTCGGTGACGTCGATTACGTCGCGTTCGCACCCGCCGGTGAGTCCGTCGAGGAACTCGACCATCACCAGGTGTTCGCCGCATTGCGAAACAAGGTCCCCTACGACACCGTCTCCGGACTCAACGAACCCCGTGAGGCCGTCGCCGCGACCGACGGCAGTGCCACGCCCGCACCCGTTCGGACTGGCGCTACACCGCTCGAGACATCCGAACGCGAGGAGGAGGAGGAGGAGGAGGAGGAGGAGGGGGAGGGGGCCACCGATCCCGGACGGGAACGCCCCTCCGTCGCCACGGCCGATCCCGAGTCGTCCCCAACGGTGGAATCCGCCGCGAGCGCCAGTCCGGACGTGACGGACGACGAAACGACAGCCACTCGAGCGGAGTCCGAACCGGCCGAATCGACGTCGGTGTACGATCATGCCTCCGCCGTCATCAGGGAGGGGACCGACCGCGTTCGCTTTCTCGACGCCGACGCCGAGATCATCGACGAAACCGACGCCAGCGACGCCTTCGAGGCGCTCGAGTCGACAGCAGAGCCACCGATCACGGTCGTACTGGACGGAATCGTGAGCCAGCGGTTGCTCGATCTGGCCGCAGACGTCGGCGTCGAACGGATCGTCGCCCGCACGCTCGGCCAGTTCACCAAGCGACCGACCGAGCCACGAGTCTACGCGATCACCGAAATCGCCGAGACGGCCCCTGTTGATCGGTAG
- the lwrS gene encoding LWR-salt protein, translating into MEGHYAFRARIRLEPEHEAVSIEPSSAETTVTLFREAPEPGTEGWLFFRDTLWRGEAADDAYVRKLIAEWLGVPVESASFRELRADEAYVDALKAAVAGDLEAFNADTVDEAFSKYLGSSVHVRSADDPEDGT; encoded by the coding sequence ATGGAGGGACACTATGCCTTTCGTGCCCGGATCCGACTCGAGCCGGAACACGAAGCGGTCTCGATCGAGCCCTCGAGCGCCGAGACGACGGTTACGCTCTTTCGAGAGGCACCCGAGCCGGGCACCGAGGGGTGGCTGTTCTTCCGTGACACCCTCTGGCGCGGTGAGGCCGCAGACGACGCATACGTCCGCAAGCTCATCGCGGAGTGGCTCGGTGTGCCAGTCGAATCCGCCTCCTTTCGCGAGCTACGGGCTGACGAGGCGTACGTCGACGCGCTGAAAGCCGCGGTCGCCGGCGACCTCGAGGCATTCAACGCCGACACCGTTGACGAAGCCTTCTCGAAGTATCTCGGCTCGAGCGTTCACGTCCGTTCGGCCGACGATCCAGAGGACGGGACGTAG
- a CDS encoding DUF3311 domain-containing protein, giving the protein MQRLERWGWLVVALVLCTFAIPWFLWGDSTVVAGFPLWLWWHVGWMVVVSVVFWVFTRRAWGIGIEPDGAASRSETRGPDDAREAGDHR; this is encoded by the coding sequence ATGCAACGGCTCGAGCGGTGGGGGTGGCTCGTCGTCGCGCTCGTGCTCTGTACGTTCGCCATACCCTGGTTCCTGTGGGGAGATAGCACGGTCGTGGCGGGGTTCCCGCTGTGGCTCTGGTGGCACGTCGGCTGGATGGTGGTCGTCTCGGTGGTCTTCTGGGTGTTCACGCGACGAGCCTGGGGAATCGGGATCGAACCCGATGGCGCGGCGTCGAGAAGCGAGACGCGGGGTCCCGACGACGCTCGAGAGGCGGGTGATCATCGGTGA
- a CDS encoding sodium:solute symporter family protein → MSVAVQLGIIVGYLFIALLIGVLAYRVAERTAEDFYLASRTFGTVVLLFTTFATLLSAFTFFAGPNVAYAEGPEWVLVMGLMDGIIFAILWYLIGYKQWLLGQQHEYVTLGEMLGDRFASRRLRGLVAGVSLLWLFPYVMLQQVGAGTALEALTEGAVPYAVGAGLITLFMILYVVVAGMRGIAWTDTLQGAFMLVTTWLAMVWVLAVVGGPSVATGALEAEAAHHLALGSDHYTPQWMLSTAITIGFGVAMFPQVNQRFFAAGSRTVLKRSFALWPILCVLLFVPSFMLGAWARGLDVSIAEGENVLPAMLAEFTPTWFAALVIAGAMAAMMSSSDSMLLSGSSYFTRDLYRPYLEMDLSERREDLIARVGVVLFATGAFVASLYNPATLFELGDAAFSGFAQLALPVLVALYWRRTTRAGITAGIAVSQVFYLSSLFTAVVPSTYGGWTAGLVGMGVGLLVTVVVSLVTSPAADERRAIYFEGLRAD, encoded by the coding sequence GTGAGCGTCGCGGTTCAGTTGGGGATCATCGTCGGGTATTTGTTCATCGCGTTGCTCATCGGCGTTCTCGCCTACCGGGTGGCCGAACGCACCGCGGAGGACTTCTACCTCGCCAGTCGGACTTTCGGGACGGTCGTCCTGTTGTTTACGACGTTCGCGACGCTGCTGTCTGCGTTTACGTTCTTCGCGGGCCCGAACGTCGCCTACGCCGAGGGGCCGGAGTGGGTGCTCGTGATGGGGCTGATGGACGGGATCATCTTCGCGATCCTCTGGTATCTGATCGGCTACAAGCAGTGGCTACTCGGCCAGCAACACGAGTACGTCACCCTCGGGGAGATGCTCGGCGACCGGTTCGCCTCGAGGCGACTCCGGGGACTGGTCGCGGGGGTCAGCCTGTTGTGGCTCTTTCCGTACGTCATGCTCCAGCAGGTCGGCGCTGGCACTGCACTCGAGGCGCTAACCGAGGGTGCCGTCCCATACGCCGTCGGGGCCGGGCTGATTACGCTGTTCATGATCCTCTACGTCGTCGTCGCCGGAATGCGTGGAATCGCCTGGACCGACACCCTCCAGGGAGCGTTCATGCTCGTGACGACCTGGCTCGCGATGGTGTGGGTGCTTGCCGTCGTCGGCGGGCCGAGCGTAGCCACGGGGGCGCTCGAGGCCGAAGCCGCCCACCACCTCGCGCTGGGCAGTGACCATTACACGCCCCAGTGGATGCTCTCGACGGCGATCACGATCGGCTTCGGCGTGGCGATGTTCCCACAGGTGAACCAGCGGTTTTTCGCGGCGGGTTCGAGGACGGTACTGAAGCGGTCGTTCGCCCTCTGGCCGATCCTCTGTGTCCTGCTGTTCGTGCCGTCGTTCATGCTCGGTGCGTGGGCTCGCGGCCTCGACGTCAGTATCGCCGAGGGCGAAAACGTCCTCCCCGCGATGCTCGCCGAGTTCACGCCCACCTGGTTCGCCGCACTCGTCATCGCCGGTGCGATGGCGGCGATGATGTCCTCGTCGGACTCGATGCTGCTGTCAGGGTCGTCGTATTTCACCCGCGACCTCTACCGGCCGTACCTCGAGATGGACCTCTCGGAGCGCCGTGAGGACCTGATCGCCCGCGTCGGCGTCGTGCTCTTCGCGACGGGCGCGTTCGTCGCCAGCCTCTACAACCCCGCAACGCTGTTCGAACTCGGCGATGCGGCGTTCAGCGGCTTCGCCCAGCTCGCCTTGCCAGTGCTCGTCGCCCTCTACTGGCGCCGAACGACGCGGGCCGGGATCACCGCCGGAATCGCGGTGAGCCAGGTGTTTTACCTCTCGAGTCTGTTTACGGCCGTCGTTCCGAGCACGTACGGCGGCTGGACGGCCGGTCTCGTTGGAATGGGGGTCGGCCTGCTCGTCACCGTGGTCGTCTCGTTAGTCACCTCGCCTGCGGCCGACGAACGACGAGCCATCTACTTCGAGGGGCTGCGAGCCGACTGA
- a CDS encoding DUF5778 family protein, with protein MANVIDEDLYQRTKALLEPGEIELNGAIVHTEYDGQEDVKMMQATIDIGDIVAEHAGFDPKDCYVHSGNDDPQFSSNQHQGLTLEDEEFVWECQQLLREGAFHIVIYYEASADHEAILEDVRDLGFEVTGVEGN; from the coding sequence ATGGCTAACGTGATCGACGAGGACCTCTATCAGCGAACCAAGGCGTTGCTCGAACCCGGCGAGATCGAACTCAACGGCGCAATCGTCCACACCGAGTACGACGGCCAAGAAGACGTCAAGATGATGCAGGCGACGATCGATATCGGCGATATCGTCGCCGAACACGCCGGGTTCGACCCCAAAGACTGCTACGTCCACTCGGGCAACGACGACCCGCAGTTCTCCTCGAATCAGCATCAGGGACTCACCCTCGAAGACGAAGAGTTCGTCTGGGAGTGCCAGCAACTGCTTCGCGAGGGGGCGTTTCACATCGTTATCTACTACGAAGCAAGCGCCGACCACGAGGCGATCCTCGAGGACGTCCGCGACCTCGGCTTCGAGGTAACCGGCGTCGAAGGCAACTGA
- the uppS gene encoding polyprenyl diphosphate synthase yields the protein MKRWFRRRVDAVYEDVLSREVSGAPTHVAVIQDGNRRYARRTGGNAPDGHRAGAETTERVLEWCQEIGVEELTLYAFSTENFDRPDEENEALFDLLCEKLREFADADRVQENGVGIRAIGEIERLPDRVQEAVSYAEARTRDHEQFVLNIALAYGGRSRLLEAARDVTAAVEDGDLEVEEIDVKTIERQLYDQPVRDVDLIIRTGGDERTSNFLPWHANGNEAAVFFCTPYWPEFSKADFLRGIRTYEHREESWRRTRARRAMALLGALGDADLPEARSVVDRFRDSLPTGERSALDDLEKRERPGDTDGVDAGGQAAD from the coding sequence ATGAAGCGGTGGTTTCGACGGCGCGTCGACGCAGTTTACGAGGACGTTCTCTCGAGAGAGGTCTCCGGTGCGCCGACCCACGTCGCGGTGATCCAAGACGGCAACCGTCGGTACGCTCGTCGAACGGGCGGTAACGCTCCAGACGGCCACCGTGCAGGGGCCGAAACGACCGAGCGCGTCCTCGAGTGGTGCCAGGAAATCGGCGTCGAAGAGCTCACGCTGTATGCGTTTTCGACGGAGAACTTCGACCGACCTGACGAGGAGAACGAAGCGCTGTTCGACCTCCTCTGTGAGAAACTCCGGGAGTTCGCCGACGCAGACCGCGTCCAGGAAAACGGCGTCGGCATCCGCGCGATCGGCGAGATCGAACGGCTCCCCGATCGCGTCCAGGAGGCCGTTTCCTACGCCGAAGCGCGCACTCGAGACCACGAGCAGTTCGTCCTCAACATCGCACTCGCATACGGCGGCCGCTCGCGACTGCTCGAGGCGGCTCGTGACGTCACTGCGGCGGTCGAAGACGGCGATCTCGAGGTCGAGGAGATCGACGTCAAGACGATCGAACGGCAACTGTACGATCAACCGGTCCGTGACGTGGACCTGATCATCCGGACGGGCGGTGACGAACGGACCTCGAACTTCCTGCCCTGGCACGCAAACGGCAACGAGGCCGCGGTCTTTTTCTGTACGCCGTACTGGCCCGAGTTCTCCAAAGCCGACTTCCTGCGAGGCATTCGGACGTACGAACACCGCGAGGAGTCCTGGCGACGCACCCGTGCTCGTCGCGCTATGGCGTTGCTCGGTGCGCTCGGAGACGCAGACTTACCCGAAGCCCGTTCGGTGGTCGATCGATTTCGCGACTCGCTGCCCACTGGCGAACGCTCCGCGCTCGACGACCTCGAGAAGCGCGAGCGGCCGGGCGACACCGACGGCGTCGACGCTGGCGGTCAGGCGGCGGATTGA
- a CDS encoding 4a-hydroxytetrahydrobiopterin dehydratase, with translation MSELLSDDDIDARLPAAWSREDDEIVRVYEFDEYLHGVNFAQMVGEIAESQFHHPELIIRYKEVEIRLTSHEEGGITDADLEMAELLESERDGREG, from the coding sequence ATGAGCGAGTTACTCTCAGACGACGATATCGACGCGCGCCTTCCAGCCGCGTGGTCCCGCGAGGACGATGAGATCGTTCGGGTCTACGAGTTCGACGAGTACCTTCACGGCGTCAACTTCGCCCAGATGGTCGGTGAAATCGCCGAGTCGCAGTTTCATCACCCGGAACTGATCATCCGGTACAAGGAAGTCGAGATTCGACTCACCTCCCACGAGGAAGGCGGCATCACCGACGCCGACCTCGAGATGGCCGAACTGCTCGAGTCCGAGCGTGACGGACGCGAGGGCTGA
- a CDS encoding CBS domain-containing protein, with protein sequence MTVLDIAREVVVTESVETSIADVVRTMQRETVGSVVVVDDGDPVGLVTDRDLAMVVLDERVDVEETPIMEVVPDQLVTVDADAGVYELVALLSEKGLRRVPVVDNGDLVGIVSLSDVVVLLGMELQHVANAIRTTAPAYERPVTTFDDD encoded by the coding sequence ATGACAGTCCTCGACATCGCACGCGAAGTCGTCGTCACGGAGTCCGTAGAGACGTCCATCGCGGACGTCGTGCGAACGATGCAACGCGAAACCGTCGGGAGCGTCGTGGTCGTCGACGACGGCGATCCGGTCGGGCTCGTCACCGACCGCGACCTCGCGATGGTGGTCTTAGACGAGCGCGTCGACGTCGAGGAGACGCCCATCATGGAGGTCGTCCCCGACCAGTTGGTCACCGTCGACGCGGACGCCGGCGTCTACGAACTGGTGGCACTGCTCTCGGAAAAGGGGTTGCGCCGCGTCCCTGTCGTCGACAACGGCGACCTCGTTGGCATCGTCTCGCTCAGCGACGTGGTCGTGCTCCTCGGCATGGAACTCCAGCACGTTGCGAACGCGATCCGGACGACGGCACCCGCCTACGAGCGACCGGTGACCACGTTCGACGACGACTGA
- a CDS encoding undecaprenyl diphosphate synthase family protein codes for MGLYERYLARRIRRHEAEPPDHVALVITERDLLERGAYETLTDFFEWAVEYASRVTVYVSVLDAGAVPPLRRELESIDAPRAVAVRGPDDRTRADAPIRIGIGLGGKHEFTSAVRTLAECVDDGTLEAEEIDAERVEDHLVFPAEPDLVIKTGAERLSDFMIWQSVYSELYFTDVNWRDFRKRDFLRAVREYCNRSRRFGR; via the coding sequence GTGGGATTGTACGAACGGTACCTCGCGCGTCGCATCCGTCGCCACGAGGCCGAGCCGCCCGATCACGTCGCCCTCGTCATCACCGAACGCGACCTCCTAGAGCGCGGCGCCTACGAGACGCTCACCGATTTCTTCGAGTGGGCCGTCGAGTACGCCTCCAGAGTCACCGTCTACGTGAGCGTTCTCGACGCCGGGGCCGTACCCCCGCTCCGACGGGAACTCGAGTCGATCGACGCACCACGAGCGGTCGCTGTTCGCGGCCCCGACGATCGGACGCGAGCGGATGCCCCTATCCGGATCGGGATCGGGCTCGGCGGCAAACACGAGTTCACGAGCGCCGTCCGGACCCTCGCCGAGTGCGTCGACGACGGCACGCTCGAGGCCGAGGAAATCGACGCCGAGCGCGTCGAAGACCACCTCGTCTTTCCGGCCGAACCCGACCTCGTCATCAAGACGGGTGCCGAACGACTCTCCGATTTCATGATCTGGCAGTCCGTCTACTCCGAACTCTACTTTACGGACGTCAACTGGCGGGATTTTCGCAAACGGGACTTCCTGCGAGCCGTCCGGGAGTACTGTAATCGTTCGCGGCGGTTCGGTCGGTAG
- a CDS encoding DUF92 domain-containing protein — MTQPVRRAAVFAALCTLSLAVPLFGPVVGATVATVALVGAFAVTDGPLFELLAYPGDYEDRRLYGLITFVLAGVALGLVAVAGSLSIAIFVGTVLLVGYGNLAEQLVRSVTDDDVLVVTGFCLAATAAAVAGQVVTLWLANGVVGAALPSVLFLAASGALLAALLRDVLLLYDDPIVMLSVGLLLWLLAELEPAIGATEIALALAVTVALGYASYALGTASVAGMLTGVLLGLVTIVLGGYGWFVVLIAFFAIGGLSTKFRYDRKEELGVAEDNDGARGSGNVLGNAAVALAAVLGYAASSATLLPGDPDPALFLFAFAGSVSTAMSDTLSSEIGSIFETPRLITTLEPVEPGTDGGVTWQGGLAGLVGGAIVAAISYALFPEVDALGATIIVAAGFVGMIVDSILGATLEGSLLGNQGVNFLATLSGALVCALLVLSSAILG; from the coding sequence GTGACACAACCTGTTCGGCGAGCCGCCGTTTTTGCGGCCCTCTGTACGCTCTCGCTCGCCGTTCCGCTGTTCGGCCCGGTGGTCGGAGCCACGGTAGCGACGGTGGCGCTCGTGGGTGCGTTCGCCGTCACCGACGGGCCGCTGTTCGAGCTGCTCGCGTATCCTGGCGATTACGAGGACCGACGACTCTACGGGCTAATCACGTTCGTGCTCGCCGGGGTCGCCCTCGGGCTCGTCGCGGTCGCCGGCTCGCTGTCGATCGCGATCTTCGTTGGGACCGTATTGCTGGTCGGCTACGGCAACCTCGCCGAACAGCTCGTCCGATCGGTGACCGACGACGACGTCCTCGTCGTGACGGGGTTCTGTCTGGCAGCGACGGCTGCCGCCGTCGCCGGACAGGTCGTGACGCTCTGGCTCGCAAACGGAGTCGTCGGCGCGGCGCTTCCCTCCGTGCTCTTTCTCGCCGCCAGCGGCGCGCTGCTCGCCGCGCTCCTCCGGGACGTGTTGTTGCTGTATGACGATCCGATCGTCATGCTTTCGGTTGGCCTTCTGTTGTGGCTGCTCGCGGAACTCGAGCCCGCGATCGGGGCGACGGAGATCGCACTCGCACTCGCCGTGACCGTCGCGCTCGGATACGCCTCCTACGCGCTTGGAACGGCGTCTGTCGCCGGAATGCTGACCGGCGTCTTGCTCGGACTGGTGACGATCGTCCTGGGTGGCTACGGCTGGTTCGTCGTCCTCATCGCCTTCTTCGCCATCGGTGGTCTCTCGACGAAGTTCCGGTACGACCGCAAAGAAGAACTCGGCGTCGCCGAGGACAACGACGGCGCTCGGGGCAGCGGGAACGTCCTCGGCAACGCCGCCGTCGCGCTCGCGGCCGTTCTGGGCTATGCCGCGAGTTCGGCGACGCTCCTCCCCGGAGATCCCGACCCCGCACTGTTTTTGTTCGCGTTCGCCGGCTCCGTCTCGACCGCGATGAGCGACACCCTCTCGAGCGAGATCGGGAGTATCTTCGAGACGCCGCGTCTCATCACGACGCTCGAACCGGTCGAACCCGGCACCGACGGCGGCGTCACCTGGCAGGGCGGACTTGCCGGGCTGGTCGGTGGCGCTATCGTCGCCGCCATCTCCTATGCGCTCTTTCCCGAGGTGGACGCGCTCGGCGCGACGATCATCGTTGCCGCGGGTTTCGTCGGGATGATCGTCGATAGCATACTCGGGGCGACGCTCGAGGGATCGCTGCTCGGAAATCAGGGCGTGAACTTCCTCGCGACCCTTTCGGGCGCGCTCGTCTGTGCGCTACTCGTCTTGTCGTCCGCTATTCTGGGCTGA
- a CDS encoding winged helix-turn-helix domain-containing protein: MARLFPFRSETPSKDGAPRVVDLEGEDADAVFGALSSTTARRIYARLDDEPGTPSDVADAIDSSIQNVRYHLEKLEDAGLVEVVDTWYSSRGNEMSVYATTDGPLIVTSDESTASQLKAAISRLIGAIGALAGGSLMVQYGLTRWFEPGVPAGTEDAAPPPGDELERDVADEPDDADEDVGIAETGDDATEPDDEAADEPETDVVEDDAPDDDTPEEDAGEPPAEDELDAEPVADEVEPDAIADGGVEAAEAVFSTVPPGLLFFLGGLVVLLAVTAYWYWSRPAY; the protein is encoded by the coding sequence ATGGCCCGTCTGTTCCCCTTCCGGTCCGAGACGCCCTCCAAGGACGGGGCCCCGCGCGTCGTCGACCTCGAAGGAGAGGACGCCGACGCCGTTTTCGGCGCGCTCTCTTCGACGACGGCACGACGGATCTACGCCCGCCTCGACGACGAACCCGGCACGCCGAGCGACGTCGCCGACGCCATCGACTCTTCGATCCAGAACGTCCGGTATCATCTCGAGAAACTCGAGGACGCCGGGCTCGTCGAGGTCGTCGACACCTGGTACTCATCGCGTGGCAACGAGATGAGCGTCTACGCGACGACCGATGGCCCGTTGATCGTCACCAGCGACGAGTCGACGGCCTCGCAACTGAAAGCAGCTATCTCGCGGCTGATCGGGGCCATCGGCGCACTCGCTGGCGGGAGCCTCATGGTCCAGTACGGCCTCACACGCTGGTTCGAGCCCGGCGTCCCCGCGGGGACCGAAGACGCCGCCCCGCCGCCGGGTGACGAACTCGAGCGGGACGTCGCGGACGAACCGGATGACGCCGACGAGGATGTCGGTATCGCGGAGACCGGCGACGATGCGACCGAGCCGGACGACGAAGCCGCGGACGAACCCGAGACGGACGTAGTCGAAGACGACGCACCGGACGACGACACGCCCGAAGAAGACGCCGGGGAACCGCCAGCGGAAGACGAATTAGACGCCGAACCGGTGGCCGACGAGGTCGAGCCGGACGCCATCGCAGACGGCGGCGTCGAAGCGGCGGAAGCCGTCTTCTCGACCGTTCCGCCGGGATTGCTCTTTTTCCTCGGCGGTCTGGTCGTCCTCCTTGCCGTGACGGCGTACTGGTACTGGTCTCGCCCGGCGTACTGA